CCTGGGTCTAGTGCTTTTGTGGGGTTAATGTGACCGGCACCATGATCATAAGGATTTGAAGGCTTTTCAGCATTTGATGCATCTTTCAGAGGCTTCATGGTGTTGTCAACAACATAAGCTGTTGTCATCAGTGCAGATTTTATAGCTGCTGGACTCCATTGAGGATGCTTAGCCTTAATCAATGCAGCTACACCACTCACATGAGGGCATGACATTGAGGTTCCAGAAACTATGCTGAACTTCACCCTCCTTTGATCTATTGCCAACCCTGATGGACCAACATCTTCACTCCAAGCAGCAAGAATGTTCACACCAGGAGCAACCAAATCTGGCTTCAGAACTTCAAGTGAGAGGAAATTAGGCCCTCTTGATGAAAATGCTGCTACCACAGGTGAAGGCCTAATTCCTAACCTTGTTCCAAGAAATGAAAGAGTTGCAGTGGCATTTTTGTTTGTTAAGACATAGTTTTTGAGATCTTTACCATCTTTCTCTCCTATTGCAACTGCTGGAAGGAGGTGGCAATCTGCAACAAGCTCTTCTCCGTTTGTTTCAGTGTTGGTGAGAATCATTCCAACCCCACCTGCATTTTTCACCACATGACCCTTTTGCACTCTTGGACTAATCCCTCTCTCACAAATCACTATCTTCCCTTTAACCACTTGAGGATCCAAAGTCCCTTCCAAGCACATTGCTTTTGGATTAAGAGTACCTGATGAGTTACCACCCAAGTAAACCAAAGGGTATTGTTTTTCAGTTGATACTGTGTTTGGCCCTTTATAGAGTGAAGCACCACTCAAATTCTTGCCATTCCCAAGCTTAACTTGTGCAGGGAAATCTCTATCCATTGTGCTAGCTCCCACAGTGGTGATCCATGGTGACACATTGGCAAGACTTGCAGGGCTAGGACCAGCATTTCCGGCAGAACACGAAATGAACACACCGCGCTCCATTGCTCCGAATGCAGCAGTTGAAATACTATCATGGGAATAAGATGAGACTCCTCCACCTAATGAAATGGACAAGACATGCACTCCATCAGATACAGCTTTATCAATGGCAGAGAGAATATCTGAGCTGAAGCACCCTCCAATCCAGCAAACTTTGTAAGCTGCAATTCTTGCTCCTGGTGCCATTCCTCTTGCAGTGCCGTAAGCATAGCCTAGAAGGTTAGCACCATGGACTACAGAGCCTGCAACAGTTGCTGCAGTGTGAGTTCCATGGCCATCTTGATCCCTTGGTGATTTGTGCTCTCTTGACTCATTGATCTTTCCAATTGCTGCCTCATATCCGTGATAGAACACTCTGGCACCAATAATCTTCTTGTTGCAGTGTTGTTTGGTGAAGCCACGACCAATTTCACAGGCACCTTTCCAATAAGAAGGTACTGGTTTCATTCCTGTGTCATTGAAGCTTTCACTTTCTGGCCAAATTCCAGTGTCTAGCACTCCAACTATAACATCATTATCAAGATTTTCTGAAAAGATACTATCAGTTCCCTTTGATAATGGTTCAAGACCAAGGAACTCAGGGCTTCTTGTGGTGTGTAGTTGGTACTTTCTTTCAGGGAAAATGGCCACAACACCTTCTTGATCCTCTAGCCTCTCAGCTTCTTCCTTGCTCAGCTTTGCTGCAACTCCATGAAAAGCATTTTGGTAACTGTAGATTATTCTCTCTTCCTCATTTTTCATATCAGAAGATTCCAGAGAAGTGGTGAGAAGTGCTGATTTCACTGTTGATGAGTACCAATCAAGGTGATTGGAGAAGGCTTTTGGCATTGCTGCCTTATCCATTTGAACTAGGTAAGTCTTCTTAACAAATTGAGCATTTGCTGAGAAGAGTGTAATAAAGAGAAGATAGGTTATTGGAATAATGCAGCTCATGTTTTTCATTGGAGTCTTAGCCTTGTTTACATGCTAGGAAGGAGAAGGAGTTGCTGCAATATTTTTGAAGAATGATGCTGGGTTAAAAGGGAGAAGAAGGGTGGAAGAGAATTTAATAGAGGTGTAAATGGCTTATTTAATAGTCTGGTTCATAAGTTTGaaatattaaatattgttgGTTTTATTTGGTTAACATTGTTATTATCTATCAGTCCATGATAATTGCAATATTTACAAGAATTTATCATTAACTAGCTAGCTATATTTTGTTTCACTTAATACTAATAAGTAAGCATTAGATTAATGAAAACAGAATTAAGAAGGCAAATGATCTGATGAGTGATGATGTTTTATTGTCCTTGGCAATAAAAGTAGGTGGTGGTAGTTCAACTTTCACGGCTGTGATAATTAAAGGGAGAGTTAAGAATGCTACCTAAGTGCCTGTTGCTAGAAGTTAATATCCATGAGACCATGACCGTGCTCTTCTGACATCTCTTCACCTCAAACATTTTTCCTTATAACAGCTATAAAATATAGCAAATGATAATTAATGAGCCATAACCAAAGTAGAAAGGGAAGAGAGTATCTTTAGTGTTAGCCTTTAGAAAAGCAggaggaaattaaaataaatggaCTCATTCATTATAGTGGACACTGAAGAAGTAAATGCTCCCATATGTATAACTGTATTATataagcatatatatataaggtaCGGTGTTAATGGTTGTTTCTTTTCGTACAAAGGTAGCTCTTTCTTTTACGTGCTGATATAATAAACACGCGGTTTGAGTAGATAGAATTTATGAGCAGTTACATTTGCTACACAAATATACGATATGTTTGGTGAGTCAACTAGGGCCTAGTTATAACGCTAAATAGaagaacatatatatacataaatatggAAGCATGTAAATGATCCAAGATTCCAAGCCCAATAGAAATGAGCTTAGTGAAACAACTTTATTTTCGCAACGTATGCATTATTAAGCCAAATTTCTgatctctttcttttctttctttgttctgAAGAACACCAGCAGAGTAACAAAGCTTGTGATacaagaaatagaagaagatgtgAGCTGAGAGATTTGAAACTAGTGTGAATTGATATTATCAAATAGATGTGGTATCAAGAAACCTTGCAACTAATCTTGATTACCCTTAGAACTATCCTAACCACCTTCTGTTACAGTTAGTTCACTATGTCTCTCAACAAAGACAGGTATATGTATAAAGgcgtgttctttctttttcactcttGCATGAACAAACTAGATTCTCGAGAAATAGGAATAACTGAAGCCACCTTGACATGAAATAATATTCAGATATCAAGCATCCAATACAGATGATATTTCATCCTTGATCTGAAGTATTCCACATGAAGCTCTTTCTCAAACCTTTTCATGGCTTCTTCGGCCAGACACATTAAAACCACTCTACCATACTCGCCTTTAGAATTAGTATATGGAATAAAGTAGCTCAAACCAGGAACATCATCCATTCCAGCCTTGTCTAATCCAGAATACAAAGGCTTACCCCACCCATAATCCACATCTCTGAATCCACATTTTGTCATATCTGACACCATAAAAGACCCTTCCGATAAAGAAAATGCAGGTTTTCCCTTAGTGGCCATTAGATCAGCAGTAGAGTGCACATACTCCTCACTtgcttctttctttgttttcttcaccAACTCCAACGCATAGCTCAAGGGTTGTCCGCATAGCTTCTCCACAGTGGAAACTGCCGTAGGAAGCACAAAAGCATTGCCATAAAACCCTTCAGGCAGTGGAGGACTAAACCTATATATCATGACAAAAATAGTATTCACAAAAGATAATTAAATGTTATCATGTAATTGGTAGAACGATCTATTTGACTTATAGttgtaatttgtattttttaaaaattaatatgactaaaaaatatttttgagagacgaatttaaatattaaatcaataaaaattactcTACTTATAACTTTCTTGCTTAAATCAATTAAAGAGGACCAACCTGCAAGGTTTGAAACGTGCATTGACTACGCACATCAAAAGAACCTCTTGGTTAGGGTTTTGCCATTGCAGTGCAGCTGTATGACAACGCCACACGCATGCCGTGAGGATATCGAAGGTGGTGGAAGATTGAGCAAGGTGACGAGGGAGGAGGCAGCGCAATGCATCAATCTCTCGGGGGCGAAAGAAGAAGGAAGCTTGGGAGAGTTTTAAGGAGACAGTTTTGTTGTCATCAAGTGATAGTTGTTTGTATTTATGGTGGATGAATGTGACTCTTGGTGGGTCTCTGGCACAAAGAAGCTCCCTACACCACGCTGGGATAATTGAAGGGTTTGATGCACCTTGGGCTATTTCTGCTATGCCCTTTATGAATTGACCAATTCCACATCCATCACACAGTGTGTGGTTAACACGTATAGCAAAGATGAAACCACCGCATTTGAGACGTGTTACCTGAATAAGCAGCAGAGGAGACTTAAATCATTCCATCATCAGAAAATGGAACATCGTAGAGGAACTCATCAAAGCAAGGAAATGGAGGCAGAGGGTCAACACCAAAATAGTCAAGTGTAACATCTGCATCAGCTTCAATAAACAGTACTCCTTCGCCAGTGCAATCCACCACAAGTTTGCCACTATGACCTTCTCTAAGCCTTCCGGCAAGTGGATAATAGAACACAAGTgcgattgatgagtttggaaaactctaaattaatatttgtgatgactaaacattattaaaaataattaattacaaaattattaatctgattttcatttaacatattttgattaataattttgttacagGTTTTAACTTGGGccgaaaataaaaggaaagttGATGCAAGCCCAATATACATTCAGCCCTTGGTTTTAATGTTTTATGATAAATATGGCtgaatggaaaataaatcaattgGGCCAAAATCCAAGCATGATCATAAGCCCAAAATTAATTTGACTGAATCAGAATTTTATTGGGTCAGATTAAGCTTTATTGCAACATAGCCCaaattcaattttgataaaTGCTTCCATGCTTTAACCGAACCAAGAAACAAAGGAAAATGGTTCATTGCCTCCAACGAATTCCATTCCTCACTTtggatggaattcaaatttgatttaatgcattggaaacataagaaagagagagaagattgatTTGATGGCTATTATGTCAAACACGCCACTCTatagggaagtaaaagcaagctattcCAAATTAATTTGCTTAACcactttgcttttcttttcttcagattctttatttctctctcatctctttcttcttccttgttcgGTCCTTGTCCAGGAAACAATGGAAGAAATGTTCTTCAACACCGAAAGGAAGATGCTGCATGCGTCTAAGACCATCAAGccaatgatggcaagaaaacaccaaaataaaagtGAGCTGTGGCTAAGATATTCaccaaatgtggttagatttggtgagaTCATCTTGagcctttcatgctcaaaaatggaagaagaagattcggccagctagaagagattcttgaagcatggcttgtttttgattctgctcaaccaccacagggagtagctagagtggcgaagtgatggttgaaggcagagattgaagcagatgaagtcatcatcatcatgaggcatcaagggccagaaatccatcttggagaggaagccaagcccggattgatgaaggttgatgatcaagaaaggactagaggtaattgcatgttggttaatgcatggttatctcttctctctctgagtggccgaaccggttctgtgtttgttgaaggaggaagaagttggttcagttttggcttcaagtgtgaaggctttcctcttctttaaaaaggggaacaaccactgtttgaagcaaggagaaaatttgagagtgcaaggcacagagttctcagagctacctgagctaacagttttctcttctccttcaatgtattctgtttagtatttttctgtttaattttgtcatgtcttgagtctcatggaaaaaggcaaacagtgaggtttgtaatgaaaaagccatagagcggaaaaaggaagagagtgcaaaattaaaagaaaagccatagatgtcttagagttcctttgttcatctatgttgtgtatcatgattctgtgggaatccccttgtaagttgggttagcactttacaagttgtaatcagattgattatagtgaaattccatcaagtttgtgatggagactggatgtaggctgcactgcacttagNNNNNNNNNNNNNNNNNNNNNNNNNNNNNNNNNNNNNNNNNNNNNNNNNNNNNNNNNNNNNNNNNNNNNNNNNNNNNNNNNNNNNNNNNNNNNNNNNNNNNNNNNNNNNNNNNNNNNNNNNNNNNNNNNNNNNNNNNNNNNNNNNNNNNNNNNNNNNNNNNNNNNNNNNNNNNNNNNNNNNNNNNNNNNNNNNNNNNNNNNNNNNNNNNNNNNNNNNNNNNNNNNNNNNNNNNNNNNNNNNNNNNNNNNNNNNNNNNNNNNNNNNNNNNNNNNNNNNNNNNNNNNNNNNNNNNNNNNNNNNNNNNNNNNNNNNNNNNNNNNNNNNNNNNNNNNNNNNNNNNNNNNNNNNNNNNNNNNNNNNNNNNNNNNNNNNNNNNNNNNNNNNNNNNNNNNNNNNNNNNNNNNNNNNNNNNNNNNNNNNNNNNNNNNNNNNNNNNNNNNNNNNNNNNNNNNNNNNNNNNNNNNNNNNNNNNNNNNNNNNNNNNNNNNNNNNNNNNNNNNNNNNNNNNNNNNNNNNNNNNNNNNNNNNNNNNNNNNNNNNNNNNNNNNNNNNNNNNNNNNNNNNNNNNNNNNNNNNNNNNNNNNNNNNNNNNNNNNNNNNNNNNNNNNNNNNNNNNNNNNNNNNNNNNNNNNNNNNNNNNNNNNNNNNNNNNNNNNNNNNNNNNNNNNNNNNNNNNNNNNNNNNNNNNNNNNNNNNNNNNNNNNNNNNNNNNNNNNNNNNNNNNNNNNNNNNNNNNNNNNNNNNNNNNNNNNNNNNNNNNNNNNNNNNNNNNNNNNNNNNNNNNNNNNNNNNNNNNNNNNNNNNNNNNNNNNNNNNNNNNNNNNNNNNNNNNNNNNNNNNNNNNNNNNNNNNNNNNNNNNNNNNNNNNNNNNNNNNNNNNNNNNNNNNNNNNNNNNNNNNNNNNNNNNNNNNNNNNNNNNNNNNNNNNNNNNNNNNNNNNNNNNNNNNNNNNNNNNNNNNNNNNNNNNNNNNNNNNNNNNNNNNNNNNNNNNNNNNNNNNNNNNNNNNNNNNNNNNNNNNNNNNNNNNNNNNNNNNNNNNNNNNNNNNNNNNNNNNNNNNNNNNNNNNNNNNNNNNNNNNNNNNNNNNNNNNNNNNNNNNNNNNNNNNNNNNNNNNNNNNNNNNNNNNNNNNNNNNNNNNNNNNNNNNNNNNNNNNNNNNNNNNNNNNNNNNNNNNNNNNNNNNNNNNNNNNNNNNNNNNNNNNNNNNNNNNNNNNNNNNNNNNNNNNNNNNNNNNNNNNNNNNNNNNNNNNNNNNNNNNNNNNNNNNNNNNNNNNNNNNNNNNNNNNNNNNNNNNNNNNNNNNNNNNNNNNNNNNNNNNNNNNNNNNNNNNNNNNNNNNNNNNNNNNNNNNNNNNNNNNNNNNNNNNNNNNNNNNNNNNNNNNNNNNNNNNNNNNNNNNNNNNNNNNNNNNNNNNNNNNNNNNNNNNNNNNNNNNNNNNNNNNNNNNNNNNNNNNNNNNNNNNNNNNNNNNNNNNNNNNNNNNNNNNNNNNNNNNNNNNNNNNNNNNNNNNNNNNNNNNNNNNNNNNNNNNNNNNNNNNNNNNNNNNNNNNNNNNNNNNNNNNNNNNNNNNNNNNNNNNNNNNNNNNNNNNNNNNNNNNNNNNNNNNNNNNNNNNNNNNNNNNNNNNNNNNNNNNNNNNNNNNNNNNNNNNNNNNNNNNNNNNNNNNNNNNNNNNNNNNNNNNNNNNNNNNNNNNNNNNNNNNNNNNNNNNNNNNNNNNNNNNNNNNNNNNNNNNNNNNNNNNNNNNNNNNNNNNNNNNNNNNNNNNNNNNNNNNNNNNNNNNNNNNNNNNNNNNNNNNNNNNNNNNNNNNNNNNNNNNNNNNNNNNNNNNNNNNNNNNNNNNNNNNNNNNNNNNNNNNNNNNNNNNNNNNNNNNNNNNNNNNNNNNNNNNNNNNNNNNNNNNNNNNNNNNNNNNNNNNNNNNNNNNNNNNNNNNNNNNNNNNNNNNNNNNNNNNNNNNNNNNNNNNNNNNNNNNNNNNNNNNNNNNNNNNNNNNNNNNNNNNNNNNNNNNNNNNNNNNNNNNNNNNNNNNNNNNNNNNNNNNNNNNNNNNNNNNNNNNNNNNNNNNNNNNNNNNNNNNNNNNNNNNNNNNNNNNNNNNNNNNNNNNNNNNNNNNNNNNNNNNNNNNNNNNNNNNNNNNNNNNNNNNNNNNNNNNNNNNNNNNNNNNNNNNNNNNNNNNNNNNNNNNNNNNNNNNNNNNNNNNNNNNNNNNNNNNNNNNNNNNNNNNNNNNNNNNNNNNNNNNNNNNNNNNNNNNNNNNNNNNNNNNNNNNNNNNNNNNNNNNNNNNNNNNNNNNNNNNNNNNNNNNNNNNNNNNNNNNNNNNNNNNNNNNNNNNNNNNNNNNNNNNNNNNNNNNNNNNNNNNNNNNNNNNNNNNNNNNNNNNNNNNNNNNNNNNNNNNNNNNNNNNNNNNNNNNNNNNNNNNNNNNNNNNNNNNNNNNNNNNNNNNNNNNNNNNNNNNNNNNNNNNNNNNNNNNNNNNNNNNNNNNNNNNNNNNNNNNNNNNNNNNNNNNNNNNNNNNNNNNNNNNNNNNNNNNNNNNNNNNNNNNNNNNNNNNNNNNNNNNNNNNNNNNNNNNNNNNNNNNNNNNNNNNNNNNNNNNNNNNNNNNNNNNNNNNNNNNNNNNNNNNNNNNNNNNNNNNNNNNNNNNNNNNNNNNNNNNNNNNNNNNNNNNNNNNNNNNNNNNNNNNNNNNNNNNNNNNNNNNNNNNNNNNNNNNNNNNNNNNNNNNNNNNNNNNNNNNNNNNNNNNNNNNNNNNNNNNNNNNNNNNNNNNNNNNNNNNNNNNNNNNNNNNNNNNNNNNNNNNNNNNNNNNNNNNNNNNNNNNNNNNNNNNNNNNNNNNNNNNNNNNNNNNNNNNNNNNNNNNNNNNNNNNNNNNNNNNNNNNNNNNNNNNNNNNNNNNNNNNNNNNNNNNNNNNNNNNNNNNNNNNNNNNNNNNNNNNNNNNNNNNNNNNNNNNNNNNNNNNNNNNNNNNNNNNNNNNNNNNNNNNNNNNNNNNNNNNNNNNNNNNNNNNNNNNNNNNNNNNNNNNNNNNNNNNNNNNNNNNNNNNNNNNNNNNNNNNNNNNNNNNNNNNNNNNNNNNNNNNNNNNNNNNNNNNNNNNNNNNNNNNNNNNNNNNNNNNNNNNNNNNNNNNNNNNNNNNNNNNNNNNNNNNNNNNNNNNNNNNNNNNNNNNNNNNNNNNNNNNNNNNNNNNNNNNNNNNNNNNNNNNNNNNNNNNNNNNNNNNNNNNNNNNNNNNNNNNNNNNNNNNNNNNNNNNNNNNNNNNNNNNNNNNNNNNNNNNNNNNNNNNNNNNNNNNNNNNNNNNNNNNNNNNNNNNNNNNNNNNNNNNNNNNNNNNNNNNNNNNNNNNNNNNNNNNNNNNNNNNNNNNNNNNNNNNNNNNNNNNNNNNNNNNNNNNNNNNNNNNNNNNNNNNNNNNNNNNNNNNNNNNNNNN
The Arachis duranensis cultivar V14167 chromosome 5, aradu.V14167.gnm2.J7QH, whole genome shotgun sequence genome window above contains:
- the LOC107489697 gene encoding subtilisin-like protease SBT1.3, with translation MKNMSCIIPITYLLFITLFSANAQFVKKTYLVQMDKAAMPKAFSNHLDWYSSTVKSALLTTSLESSDMKNEEERIIYSYQNAFHGVAAKLSKEEAERLEDQEGVVAIFPERKYQLHTTRSPEFLGLEPLSKGTDSIFSENLDNDVIVGVLDTGIWPESESFNDTGMKPVPSYWKGACEIGRGFTKQHCNKKIIGARVFYHGYEAAIGKINESREHKSPRDQDGHGTHTAATVAGSVVHGANLLGYAYGTARGMAPGARIAAYKVCWIGGCFSSDILSAIDKAVSDGVHVLSISLGGGVSSYSHDSISTAAFGAMERGVFISCSAGNAGPSPASLANVSPWITTVGASTMDRDFPAQVKLGNGKNLSGASLYKGPNTVSTEKQYPLVYLGGNSSGTLNPKAMCLEGTLDPQVVKGKIVICERGISPRVQKGHVVKNAGGVGMILTNTETNGEELVADCHLLPAVAIGEKDGKDLKNYVLTNKNATATLSFLGTRLGIRPSPVVAAFSSRGPNFLSLEVLKPDLVAPGVNILAAWSEDVGPSGLAIDQRRVKFSIVSGTSMSCPHVSGVAALIKAKHPQWSPAAIKSALMTTAYVVDNTMKPLKDASNAEKPSNPYDHGAGHINPTKALDPGLVYDIKPQDYFDFLCTQNLTPNQLGVFGKYANRSCAHSLASPGDLNYPAISLVFAENKSISVMTVHRTVTNVGPDVSTYHVLVSVFKGASVKVEPETLNFTRKYQKLSYKVTFTTKARQTQPEFGDLVWKDGVQSVRSPIVITWLTPIV